The Stenotrophomonas rhizophila genome has a window encoding:
- a CDS encoding DMT family transporter — MPMTDTRKALLQIHFCVLLWGITAILGKLISLPALPLVWWRMLLVVAMLALLPRVWRGLRQLSPALFAGYCGVGALVALHWLTFYGAVKLANASVAATCIALAPVFTAVIEPWVAKRPFQLRELAFGIAVLPGVGMVVGGVPDGMRVGVLVGAMSALLVAIFGSLNKRLVSHADPLTVTAVELGAGTVTLTLLAPLLPFLLPALASPLWVIPDLRDGMLLLALAGVCTLLPFALALVALRHLSAYTVQLVTNLEPVYAILLAMVLLSEQRELTPLFYAGVAIIVGAVFLHPLLNRRKKVQHPEILGTAEARNIAE; from the coding sequence ATGCCGATGACCGACACCCGCAAAGCGCTGCTGCAAATCCACTTCTGCGTGCTGCTGTGGGGCATCACCGCCATCCTCGGCAAGCTCATCAGTCTGCCCGCGTTGCCGCTGGTGTGGTGGCGCATGCTGCTGGTGGTCGCCATGCTGGCCCTGCTGCCGCGCGTCTGGCGCGGGTTGCGCCAGCTCTCCCCCGCCCTGTTCGCCGGGTACTGCGGCGTGGGCGCGCTGGTCGCCCTGCACTGGCTCACCTTCTATGGCGCGGTGAAGCTGGCCAATGCCTCGGTGGCGGCCACCTGCATCGCGCTGGCCCCGGTGTTCACCGCCGTCATCGAACCCTGGGTCGCCAAGCGCCCCTTCCAGCTGCGCGAACTGGCCTTCGGCATCGCCGTGCTGCCGGGCGTGGGCATGGTGGTTGGCGGCGTGCCTGACGGCATGCGCGTGGGCGTGCTGGTCGGCGCCATGTCCGCATTGCTGGTCGCCATCTTCGGCTCGCTCAACAAGCGGCTGGTCAGCCACGCCGACCCACTCACCGTCACCGCGGTGGAACTGGGCGCCGGCACCGTCACCCTGACCCTGCTCGCCCCGCTGCTGCCGTTCCTGCTGCCCGCGCTGGCCAGCCCGCTGTGGGTGATACCCGACCTGCGCGACGGGATGCTGCTGCTGGCCCTGGCCGGCGTGTGCACCCTGCTGCCGTTCGCCCTGGCGCTGGTCGCGCTGCGCCACCTCAGCGCCTACACCGTGCAGCTGGTCACCAACCTCGAACCGGTCTACGCGATCCTGCTGGCCATGGTCCTGCTGAGCGAACAGCGCGAACTGACCCCGCTGTTCTACGCCGGCGTGGCGATCATCGTCGGCGCGGTCTTCCTGCACCCGCTGTTGAACCGGCGCAAGAAAGTGCAGCATCCCGAGATCCTGGGCACCGCCGAAGCGCGCAACATCGCAGAGTGA
- a CDS encoding DUF72 domain-containing protein, with the protein MKHAVPGPIHTGIGGWVFPAWRGGTFYPAGLPQREELAHASRQLGCIEINSTFYRAQKPAVYAQWREQTPPGFKFSAKAPRTITQTHDLAAAGARADNFINGITALEDRLGPLVWQFGDTHPAGAQEFDRFLDALPGKANAQVLRHALEVRNPAAWTPELVAVARAHGAALVFSGSADYPSFADPTADFIYARLMQSRANLRAGYPERTLEQWCLRAMRWARGDDNPDLPHITADAPASGPREVYMLFIGAAKHRNPGAAVALRKQLQQVGA; encoded by the coding sequence TTGAAGCACGCTGTTCCCGGACCGATTCATACCGGCATCGGCGGTTGGGTGTTCCCGGCCTGGCGCGGTGGCACGTTCTACCCCGCCGGCCTGCCGCAGCGCGAGGAGCTGGCGCATGCCAGCCGCCAGCTCGGCTGCATCGAAATCAACAGCACCTTCTACCGCGCGCAGAAGCCGGCGGTGTACGCGCAGTGGCGCGAGCAGACCCCGCCCGGCTTCAAATTCTCCGCCAAGGCGCCACGCACGATCACCCAGACCCACGACCTGGCGGCGGCCGGCGCACGCGCCGACAACTTCATCAACGGCATCACCGCGCTGGAGGATCGCCTCGGCCCGCTGGTGTGGCAGTTTGGCGATACCCATCCGGCGGGTGCACAGGAGTTCGATCGGTTCCTCGATGCCCTGCCCGGCAAGGCCAATGCACAGGTGCTCCGGCACGCACTGGAAGTGCGCAATCCCGCGGCGTGGACGCCGGAGCTGGTGGCCGTGGCGCGCGCGCACGGCGCGGCCCTGGTGTTCAGCGGCTCGGCCGATTACCCCAGCTTTGCCGACCCCACCGCGGATTTCATCTACGCCAGGCTGATGCAGTCGCGCGCCAACCTGCGTGCCGGCTACCCCGAGCGCACGCTGGAACAGTGGTGCCTGCGCGCGATGCGCTGGGCGCGTGGCGACGACAACCCCGACCTGCCGCACATCACGGCCGACGCCCCCGCCAGTGGGCCGCGCGAGGTGTACATGCTGTTCATCGGCGCCGCCAAGCACCGCAACCCGGGTGCCGCGGTGGCGCTGCGGAAACAACTGCAGCAGGTCGGCGCGTAG
- a CDS encoding VOC family protein: MTIPTDRGSTIIPCLRYRNARAAIAWLERAFGFTAQAVYAEGDIVYHAQLVYGRGMIMLGSVDNGGDWGKLIVQPDEVEGRETQSACVIVTDPDAHYERAVAAGAELAIDIADQDYGGRGYACRDLEGHLWWFGSYDPWKESDA; this comes from the coding sequence ATGACCATCCCCACCGACCGCGGTTCGACCATCATTCCCTGCCTGCGCTACCGCAACGCGCGCGCGGCCATCGCCTGGCTGGAGCGTGCGTTCGGGTTCACCGCGCAGGCCGTGTACGCCGAAGGCGACATCGTGTACCACGCCCAACTGGTCTACGGCCGCGGCATGATCATGCTCGGCTCGGTCGACAACGGCGGCGACTGGGGCAAGCTCATCGTGCAACCCGATGAAGTCGAGGGCCGCGAAACCCAGAGTGCCTGCGTCATCGTGACCGACCCCGATGCCCACTACGAGCGTGCGGTCGCCGCCGGGGCCGAGCTGGCGATCGATATCGCCGACCAGGACTACGGCGGCCGCGGCTATGCCTGCCGCGACCTCGAGGGCCACCTGTGGTGGTTCGGCAGCTACGACCCCTGGAAGGAGAGCGACGCTTGA
- a CDS encoding serine hydrolase, with amino-acid sequence MNTSWIGGLVLLACAPLASAAVPAELQRLDATVERVRSQFDIPGIAVAVVKDGQVVFERGYGVRELGKPAPVEADTLFAIASNTKAFTATSLNLLAEQGKLKMDDRVIDHLPSFRMSDPYVTGEMRIRDLLSHRSGLSLGAGDLLFWPTTTYSNAEVVQRLGKVPLKAGFRDRYAYDNILYAVAQQVIEQVSGQSYADFLQQHIFTPVGMAGTRFNADHLKPGDKAATGHAKFDFTDLRTVAPLTWSNNAGAGGVYSSVHDMARWMNVQLAQGKLENGTALFSPKSQQAMWQMITPQVVPEPSVPALAAARPNFAGYGEGWSLSDYRGQKLVWHTGGWPGMVSRVTLVPEQKLGIVVLTNQEVGAAFNAVTMDVLDAYLKAPATDWVAAYAAAVAKAQDKADEGWAAHQAARDPKSTPSLPLARYAGTYRDPWYGEVFVEQRAGKLRLRFGRTAQLVGTMEHWQHDTFIVRWDDRSLNADAFVNFSLDPDGKVREVRMQAVSSLTDFSFDFQDLVLTP; translated from the coding sequence TTGAACACATCCTGGATCGGAGGCCTTGTGCTGCTGGCGTGCGCACCCCTGGCGTCGGCAGCCGTGCCGGCCGAACTGCAGCGGCTGGATGCCACGGTGGAACGCGTGCGCAGCCAGTTCGACATTCCCGGCATCGCGGTGGCGGTGGTCAAGGACGGCCAGGTCGTCTTCGAGCGCGGCTATGGCGTACGCGAGCTGGGCAAGCCGGCACCGGTCGAGGCCGACACCCTGTTCGCCATCGCCTCCAACACCAAGGCGTTCACGGCCACCTCGCTGAACCTGCTGGCCGAGCAGGGCAAGCTGAAGATGGACGACCGGGTGATCGACCACCTGCCGTCGTTCCGCATGTCCGATCCCTACGTGACCGGCGAAATGCGCATCCGCGACCTGCTTTCGCACCGCAGCGGGCTGAGCCTGGGCGCGGGCGACCTGCTGTTCTGGCCGACCACCACCTACAGCAACGCCGAGGTGGTGCAGCGGCTGGGCAAGGTGCCGCTGAAAGCCGGCTTCCGCGACCGCTACGCCTACGACAACATTCTGTATGCGGTGGCGCAGCAGGTGATCGAACAGGTTTCCGGGCAGTCGTACGCGGACTTCCTGCAGCAGCACATCTTCACCCCGGTGGGCATGGCCGGCACCCGCTTCAATGCCGACCACCTGAAGCCGGGCGACAAGGCCGCCACCGGGCATGCCAAGTTCGACTTCACCGACCTGCGCACGGTGGCGCCGCTGACCTGGTCCAACAACGCCGGCGCGGGCGGGGTGTATTCCAGCGTGCACGACATGGCGCGCTGGATGAACGTGCAGCTGGCGCAGGGCAAGCTGGAAAACGGCACCGCGCTGTTCAGCCCGAAGAGCCAGCAGGCGATGTGGCAGATGATCACCCCGCAGGTGGTGCCCGAACCGAGCGTGCCGGCCCTGGCTGCCGCGCGCCCGAACTTCGCCGGCTACGGCGAGGGCTGGAGCCTGAGCGACTACCGGGGGCAGAAGCTGGTGTGGCACACCGGCGGTTGGCCTGGCATGGTGTCGCGGGTGACGTTGGTGCCGGAGCAGAAGCTGGGCATCGTGGTGCTGACCAACCAGGAAGTGGGCGCGGCCTTCAACGCGGTCACCATGGACGTGCTGGACGCCTATCTCAAGGCGCCGGCCACCGACTGGGTGGCGGCGTATGCCGCGGCGGTGGCCAAGGCGCAGGACAAGGCCGATGAGGGCTGGGCGGCGCACCAGGCGGCACGCGATCCGAAATCCACGCCGTCGCTGCCGCTGGCCCGCTACGCCGGCACCTACCGTGACCCGTGGTATGGCGAGGTGTTCGTCGAGCAGCGCGCCGGCAAGCTGCGCCTGCGTTTCGGCAGGACGGCGCAGCTGGTGGGCACGATGGAGCACTGGCAGCACGATACGTTCATCGTGCGCTGGGACGACCGCTCGCTCAACGCCGATGCGTTCGTGAACTTCAGCCTGGATCCGGACGGCAAGGTGCGCGAGGTGCGCATGCAGGCGGTTTCGTCGCTGACCGACTTCAGTTTCGATTTCCAGGACCTGGT